A region of Moorena producens PAL-8-15-08-1 DNA encodes the following proteins:
- a CDS encoding DUF29 domain-containing protein, protein MTQISDLYYLYDVDNEKWLIETLKLLKEKRLDNLDIEHLIEELEGLGRRDKLTVESFLEQIIRHLLLLNYWQEQYDYNANHWQAEIMSFRSQLEDYLTQNLRNHLQKNQAKVYQKALKYVRKKTGMMIEFPEDCPYALEQLLDQDWLPSKADM, encoded by the coding sequence ATGACTCAAATAAGTGATTTATATTATCTGTATGATGTTGATAATGAAAAATGGTTAATAGAGACCCTGAAACTACTAAAAGAAAAACGACTAGACAATCTCGACATAGAGCATTTAATTGAGGAATTAGAAGGATTGGGACGTCGAGATAAATTAACAGTTGAAAGTTTTTTAGAACAAATTATCAGACATTTATTACTCCTGAACTATTGGCAAGAGCAATATGACTATAACGCGAACCATTGGCAAGCGGAAATTATGAGCTTTAGAAGTCAACTTGAGGACTATTTAACTCAAAACCTCCGCAATCATTTACAAAAAAATCAAGCCAAAGTTTATCAAAAAGCTTTAAAATATGTCAGAAAAAAAACCGGTATGATGATTGAATTTCCTGAAGACTGTCCCTATGCTCTCGAACAATTATTAGATCAAGATTGGCTGCCTTCAAAAGCTGATATGTAA
- the trmD gene encoding tRNA (guanosine(37)-N1)-methyltransferase TrmD, translated as MRFDIITLFPDFFTSPLSSGLLGKALLKQIAEVHLINPRDFATDKHRRVDDEPYGGGVGMLMKPEPIFAAVESLPILPHRDVILMTPQGQPMKQQLFKELATGYDQLVIICGHYEGVDERVLHLVTREVSLGDFVLTCGEIPALAMINGVTRLLPGTVGKAESLKLESFEAGLLDYPQYTRPAEFRGWKVPEVLLSGHHGEIDRWRKQQQIQRTKERRPDLFDQSLNAKGTGSRE; from the coding sequence GTGCGATTTGACATTATCACTCTGTTTCCGGATTTCTTCACCTCTCCCCTGAGTTCAGGGCTACTTGGTAAGGCACTCCTCAAACAAATAGCCGAAGTGCATCTGATCAACCCCCGAGACTTTGCTACTGACAAGCATCGACGAGTTGATGATGAGCCCTACGGTGGTGGGGTGGGGATGTTGATGAAACCAGAGCCGATTTTTGCGGCTGTAGAGTCTTTGCCCATTTTACCCCACCGTGATGTCATCTTAATGACGCCCCAGGGGCAACCGATGAAACAGCAATTGTTCAAAGAATTAGCCACAGGTTATGATCAGCTGGTGATAATTTGTGGACACTACGAAGGTGTGGATGAGCGGGTATTACACTTAGTCACCCGAGAGGTATCACTGGGGGATTTTGTCTTAACCTGTGGAGAAATCCCAGCCCTAGCCATGATTAACGGTGTCACCCGGTTGCTACCAGGGACAGTAGGAAAAGCCGAATCCCTTAAATTAGAAAGCTTTGAAGCGGGGTTACTGGACTATCCTCAGTACACAAGACCTGCTGAGTTTCGGGGATGGAAGGTTCCAGAGGTTCTGTTATCAGGACATCATGGGGAAATTGACCGCTGGCGTAAACAACAGCAAATTCAGAGGACCAAAGAACGCCGTCCTGATTTGTTTGATCAATCCCTAAATGCAAAGGGAACAGGGAGTAGGGAGTAG
- a CDS encoding cyanophycinase: MQQLESQLQRIRMPKSTQPGILVIGGAEDKVHGREILQTFFRRAGGTNARLAIIPSASREPTVIGSRYQRIFEDMGAEEIRLLDIRDRSEAENKDLLEYLEICTGVFMTGGDQLRLCGLLADTPLMEKVRQRVHQSEITLAGTSAGAAVMGHHMIAGGGSGEFPNRALVDITMGLGIIPEVIVDQHFHHRNRMARLISAISEHPDRLAIGIDEDTCALFEKNGWLQVMGKGTVTIIDPKEMVYTNQPKIGHNDPISIHNLRVHVLCHGDRYHFQKRSLFAGES, encoded by the coding sequence ATGCAGCAGTTAGAATCTCAATTGCAAAGAATTAGGATGCCTAAGTCCACTCAACCAGGAATCTTGGTAATCGGCGGCGCTGAAGATAAAGTTCATGGACGAGAGATCCTGCAAACTTTTTTTCGGCGTGCTGGAGGAACTAATGCTCGCCTTGCCATTATCCCTTCAGCTTCCAGAGAACCAACCGTGATTGGCAGTCGCTATCAACGCATCTTTGAAGACATGGGAGCCGAGGAAATTCGGTTGCTAGATATACGCGATCGCTCTGAAGCAGAAAACAAAGACTTACTAGAGTACTTGGAAATCTGTACCGGGGTATTCATGACCGGAGGTGACCAACTACGCTTGTGCGGGCTACTAGCCGATACCCCCTTAATGGAAAAAGTACGACAGCGGGTTCATCAGAGCGAGATTACCCTAGCTGGGACAAGTGCTGGGGCTGCAGTTATGGGTCATCACATGATTGCTGGTGGTGGTAGTGGTGAGTTTCCTAATCGTGCTTTGGTGGATATAACCATGGGCTTAGGAATCATTCCAGAGGTGATTGTCGATCAACATTTCCACCATCGGAATCGTATGGCACGCCTGATCAGTGCGATTTCTGAACATCCGGATCGATTGGCAATCGGAATCGATGAAGATACCTGCGCTTTGTTTGAAAAAAATGGTTGGTTACAAGTGATGGGTAAAGGCACTGTCACAATTATTGATCCCAAGGAAATGGTTTACACCAACCAGCCTAAGATTGGTCATAACGACCCGATCAGTATCCACAATCTGCGAGTTCATGTTCTGTGTCATGGCGATCGCTACCACTTTCAGAAGCGTTCTTTATTCGCAGGAGAAAGCTAA
- a CDS encoding cation:proton antiporter: MEAPFNITALMVLTVMAGISAQVLGKYLKVPGIVFLLLLGILVGRDGLGLVIPEQLGDGLEAIVSLFVALILFEGGLNLDLRSLSKMSDSLRNLVTIGTVIALIGGAIAAHFLGQFPWNLAFLYSALVVVTGPTVIGPLLKQVRVDRQVATLLEGEGVLIDPVGAITAVLVLDVVLNGDTDPVKLISGLLIRLGIGAAIGASGGWVLSWFLRKADFLDENLKILVVLAGVWDLYGIAQYLQDESGLMTAVVAGIVLSSTATAQLRLLRRFQGQLTTLAVSVLFILLAADLSLASILGLGWGGLLTVLALMLVVRPINIWVCTWNSSLNWRQKLFVSWIGPKGIVSASVASLFAILLAQQGMSGGDTVKAMVFLTIIMTVFIQGLTAQVVANLLGVTATNAKGVVIVGSNPLARLIARLFQEKNESVVLIDTSPEAVKEALEENLQAFLSNAMDLEVLEEAGLDSMGTFLAMTKNGEVNFVLAQRAYEEFEPPRVLAVLPKDAQSLNSTPNNVQPALTFDLPLKVWNQYLSEGEVKLVETVLENIGFTYQQTYLQALIDSGKVVPLLRERQNQLQVVRAGEPWQAEDRIICLIHDPKPKLLKRLSGSGTTTTARLTLEKIPTVKEVPMPSPS; this comes from the coding sequence ATGGAAGCGCCTTTTAATATTACAGCACTGATGGTGCTGACGGTTATGGCAGGTATCAGTGCTCAGGTGCTGGGCAAATACTTGAAAGTCCCTGGCATTGTGTTCTTGCTACTGTTAGGTATATTGGTCGGACGTGATGGTCTGGGTTTGGTCATTCCGGAACAGTTAGGGGATGGTCTAGAAGCAATAGTCTCCTTGTTTGTGGCATTAATTTTGTTTGAAGGAGGGCTAAATCTTGACCTGCGTTCCCTGAGTAAAATGTCAGATAGTCTGCGGAACTTGGTGACTATCGGTACAGTTATTGCTTTAATTGGGGGTGCGATCGCAGCTCATTTCTTGGGTCAATTCCCTTGGAACTTAGCATTTCTGTATTCTGCCCTAGTGGTGGTCACCGGTCCGACTGTAATTGGTCCGTTGCTCAAACAGGTACGGGTTGATCGACAAGTCGCTACTTTACTCGAAGGAGAAGGGGTTCTGATCGACCCAGTGGGAGCGATTACAGCAGTCTTGGTGCTAGATGTAGTATTAAATGGCGATACGGATCCGGTAAAGCTAATCAGCGGTTTACTGATTCGTCTCGGCATTGGTGCTGCCATTGGTGCATCAGGAGGCTGGGTGTTGAGCTGGTTCCTCAGAAAAGCTGATTTTCTCGATGAAAACCTGAAAATTCTGGTAGTGCTAGCAGGGGTATGGGACTTGTATGGAATTGCCCAATATCTCCAGGACGAGTCCGGACTGATGACTGCAGTAGTGGCCGGAATTGTTCTGAGTTCCACTGCTACAGCTCAGTTGCGACTGTTGCGTCGGTTTCAGGGTCAGTTGACCACATTGGCAGTATCTGTTTTATTTATTCTTCTGGCAGCAGACCTGTCCTTGGCCAGTATCCTAGGGCTAGGATGGGGCGGTTTGTTGACTGTATTAGCCCTGATGTTAGTAGTGCGACCCATCAATATCTGGGTTTGTACTTGGAATAGTTCTCTGAACTGGCGTCAGAAGCTATTTGTCAGTTGGATTGGACCGAAGGGAATTGTTTCAGCATCCGTAGCTTCCTTGTTTGCTATTTTGCTAGCCCAACAGGGGATGAGTGGAGGGGATACTGTCAAAGCCATGGTATTCCTAACCATTATTATGACGGTGTTTATCCAAGGGCTAACGGCTCAAGTGGTGGCAAATCTGTTGGGAGTCACCGCCACCAATGCCAAGGGTGTTGTAATTGTGGGATCAAATCCTTTGGCTCGCCTGATTGCTCGTCTGTTCCAAGAAAAGAATGAGTCTGTGGTACTGATTGATACTAGCCCCGAAGCAGTCAAGGAGGCACTAGAAGAAAATTTACAGGCGTTCTTGAGTAATGCTATGGATCTTGAGGTTTTGGAAGAAGCAGGATTGGACTCCATGGGCACCTTCCTGGCAATGACCAAAAATGGTGAGGTTAACTTTGTGTTGGCTCAACGGGCCTATGAAGAGTTTGAGCCACCCCGAGTGTTGGCAGTATTACCTAAAGATGCCCAAAGCTTGAACTCCACCCCCAATAATGTTCAGCCTGCTCTGACCTTTGATCTGCCTCTAAAGGTTTGGAACCAGTATCTCAGCGAAGGGGAGGTAAAGTTGGTAGAAACGGTGCTTGAAAATATTGGGTTTACCTATCAACAGACCTATCTACAAGCACTGATTGATTCCGGAAAGGTAGTACCGCTGTTGAGAGAACGGCAGAATCAGCTACAGGTAGTGCGAGCTGGAGAACCTTGGCAAGCAGAAGACCGGATTATCTGCCTGATCCACGACCCGAAACCCAAACTGCTTAAGCGACTATCTGGTTCAGGGACTACCACTACTGCCCGATTGACCTTGGAAAAGATCCCAACTGTGAAGGAGGTACCCATGCCTTCGCCGTCATAA
- a CDS encoding PEP-CTERM sorting domain-containing protein (PEP-CTERM proteins occur, often in large numbers, in the proteomes of bacteria that also encode an exosortase, a predicted intramembrane cysteine proteinase. The presence of a PEP-CTERM domain at a protein's C-terminus predicts cleavage within the sorting domain, followed by covalent anchoring to some some component of the (usually Gram-negative) cell surface. Many PEP-CTERM proteins exhibit an unusual sequence composition that includes large numbers of potential glycosylation sites. Expression of one such protein has been shown restore the ability of a bacterium to form floc, a type of biofilm.), translating into MPEPASVLGLLITGSLGFGSALKRKLK; encoded by the coding sequence GTGCCTGAACCTGCTTCTGTCTTAGGTCTACTGATTACTGGTTCTCTTGGTTTTGGGTCAGCTCTCAAACGTAAATTGAAGTAA
- the cphA gene encoding cyanophycin synthetase, protein MRIQRIQTLRGPNYWSIGHHKLIVMRLDLEELANTPSNEIPGFYKGLKTVLPSLEEHFCSPGVRGGFLARVARGTMMGHIIEHVALELQDLAGMRVGFGRTRETATPGVYQVIFEYIDEQVGRYAARAAVRLCRSIIDKQTYPQSELEQDLKDLQELANNSALGPSTQSLVKEAEAREIPWMQLSARAMIQLGYGVHQKRIQATLSDYSGILGVELACDKEGTKQILRDAGVPVPRGTTIRFLDELEGAIEDVGGYPIVIKPLNGNHGRGITLDINSWEEAQTAYKTAKEVSRSVIVERYYKGFDHRILVVNGKVVAVAERIPAHVVGNGRSTIEELIDQTNLDPHRGDGHDNVLTKIVVDPTSESVLKKQGYRLNSIPRKGEVCYLRETANLSTGGIAVDHTDNIHPETIWLAERVAKIIGLDIAGIDIVTSDITKPLREADGVVVEVNAAPGFRMHVCPSQGQPRNVAAPVLDMLFPNGQPNRIPIIAITGTNGKTTTTRLIAHIYRQTGKVVGYTTTDGIYVDEYMVEKGDTTGPQSAQVILKDPTVEVAVLETARGGILRSGLAFDKCDIGVVLNVSADHLGIGDIDTIEQMAKVKSIVAEVVSPKGYAILNADDPLVRAMADKVKGQVAYFAMNSENELVKNHTSGGGLAAVYENGYLSIIKGDWTLRIEQAVNVPVTIAGRAPFMIANALAASLAAFAQGVSIEAIRKALTTFRASVDQTPGRMNLFNLGSYHALVDYAHNAASYEALGSFVRNWPGERFGVVGGPGDRRDEDFIELGRLSAKIFDRIIIKEDDDLRGRPSGDAAELIRKGIREENRESNYEIILNETEAIERGLDKVADGGLVVILPESVSRAIKLIEARNPLPDNGLKASSADSEDELKPSVVN, encoded by the coding sequence ATGAGAATTCAGAGAATCCAGACTTTACGTGGTCCTAATTATTGGAGTATTGGACATCACAAACTGATTGTCATGCGTCTCGATTTAGAGGAATTGGCAAATACCCCCTCCAACGAGATTCCTGGCTTCTATAAAGGACTAAAGACTGTCCTACCCAGTCTGGAAGAGCATTTCTGTTCCCCTGGTGTCCGGGGGGGATTCCTGGCTCGGGTTGCCAGAGGCACCATGATGGGGCACATCATTGAACACGTTGCCCTAGAACTACAAGATCTGGCTGGCATGAGGGTTGGATTTGGTCGCACTAGGGAAACAGCGACACCAGGAGTCTACCAGGTCATATTTGAGTACATTGATGAGCAGGTGGGTCGTTATGCCGCTAGGGCAGCTGTGCGGCTGTGTCGTAGCATCATTGATAAGCAAACCTATCCCCAAAGTGAATTAGAACAAGACCTGAAAGATTTACAAGAACTGGCTAATAATTCAGCTTTAGGACCAAGCACTCAATCCCTGGTTAAGGAAGCCGAAGCCAGAGAAATTCCCTGGATGCAGCTGAGCGCGAGAGCGATGATTCAACTGGGCTACGGTGTCCACCAAAAGCGGATTCAAGCCACATTGAGTGATTATTCAGGGATTTTAGGCGTTGAGTTGGCTTGTGATAAAGAAGGTACCAAACAAATCCTGAGGGATGCTGGTGTACCGGTGCCCCGGGGTACAACGATTCGATTCCTCGATGAGTTGGAAGGGGCAATTGAGGATGTAGGTGGCTACCCGATTGTGATTAAACCCCTGAATGGGAATCATGGACGAGGCATTACCCTTGATATTAATAGCTGGGAAGAGGCGCAGACTGCCTATAAGACCGCCAAAGAAGTCTCCCGCTCTGTGATTGTGGAGCGCTATTATAAAGGTTTTGACCACCGGATTCTTGTGGTCAATGGCAAGGTAGTAGCAGTAGCAGAGCGTATCCCTGCCCATGTGGTGGGTAATGGTAGGTCTACGATTGAGGAACTGATTGACCAAACTAACCTTGATCCCCATCGGGGTGACGGACACGACAATGTTTTGACGAAAATTGTGGTAGACCCTACCAGTGAGAGTGTCTTGAAAAAGCAAGGGTACAGATTGAACAGTATACCCAGAAAGGGGGAAGTTTGTTACTTGCGGGAAACTGCCAATCTCAGCACTGGCGGTATTGCTGTAGACCACACCGATAACATCCATCCAGAAACTATCTGGCTGGCAGAGCGAGTTGCCAAAATTATTGGTCTAGATATTGCTGGCATTGATATTGTCACTTCCGATATCACTAAGCCTTTACGGGAAGCTGATGGGGTGGTGGTTGAAGTGAATGCTGCCCCTGGCTTTAGGATGCATGTTTGTCCTAGTCAAGGTCAGCCCCGGAATGTGGCAGCACCAGTCCTAGATATGCTCTTCCCAAATGGGCAACCTAACCGTATTCCCATCATCGCCATTACAGGTACCAACGGAAAAACCACGACCACCCGCTTAATTGCCCATATCTATCGCCAAACTGGAAAGGTTGTAGGCTATACCACTACCGATGGGATCTACGTTGATGAATATATGGTGGAAAAAGGTGATACCACTGGACCCCAAAGTGCTCAGGTAATTCTCAAAGACCCTACAGTTGAGGTGGCAGTGCTGGAAACTGCTCGGGGTGGGATCCTGCGTTCTGGCTTGGCCTTTGACAAATGTGATATTGGGGTGGTTTTAAATGTCTCCGCTGACCACTTGGGAATTGGAGACATCGACACCATTGAACAGATGGCCAAGGTGAAGAGTATTGTGGCGGAAGTGGTGAGTCCGAAGGGCTATGCTATCCTCAATGCTGATGACCCCCTAGTCAGAGCAATGGCGGACAAGGTAAAGGGTCAAGTGGCTTATTTCGCTATGAACTCAGAGAATGAGTTGGTCAAAAATCACACCAGTGGTGGTGGTCTGGCTGCGGTTTATGAAAATGGTTATTTGTCCATCATCAAAGGGGATTGGACCCTGCGGATTGAGCAGGCAGTCAATGTGCCAGTGACAATTGCGGGACGGGCACCTTTTATGATTGCTAATGCTCTAGCTGCTAGTCTTGCTGCCTTTGCTCAAGGGGTCTCGATTGAGGCCATTCGAAAGGCATTGACCACATTTCGGGCTTCTGTAGACCAGACACCAGGACGAATGAATTTGTTCAATCTTGGCAGTTACCATGCTCTAGTGGATTATGCCCACAATGCAGCTAGTTACGAGGCATTGGGTAGTTTTGTGCGCAACTGGCCCGGAGAGCGCTTTGGGGTTGTGGGTGGTCCTGGGGATCGCCGGGATGAAGACTTTATTGAACTAGGACGACTCTCAGCAAAAATCTTTGACAGGATTATTATCAAAGAAGATGATGACTTACGAGGACGTCCCAGTGGTGATGCAGCTGAATTAATTCGTAAGGGCATACGAGAGGAAAATCGCGAGTCCAACTATGAGATTATCCTCAACGAAACAGAGGCAATTGAGAGGGGTTTGGATAAAGTCGCTGATGGTGGTTTAGTGGTGATTCTGCCAGAAAGTGTCAGTCGTGCAATCAAACTCATTGAGGCTCGTAATCCTTTGCCGGATAATGGCCTTAAGGCAAGCAGTGCTGACAGCGAAGATGAGTTGAAGCCATCGGTGGTCAATTAA
- a CDS encoding profilin gives MSWDSYIDNLIGQSKDANGTVHVDKASIIGIDGGANWTTDAHPNALKLNPNESTNIANAFKSKDFSGFMAGGISIEGQKYQFLREEDGKVVYGKQKDFGAVTLQASKTAIVIAHCPEGGQQGNANKAVAVIAEYLESLGM, from the coding sequence ATGTCTTGGGATAGCTACATTGATAATCTAATTGGACAATCTAAAGACGCTAATGGAACTGTTCATGTTGATAAAGCTAGTATCATAGGTATTGATGGTGGTGCTAACTGGACTACAGATGCTCATCCTAATGCCTTAAAGCTCAATCCTAATGAAAGCACAAACATAGCTAATGCTTTTAAGTCAAAGGATTTCTCGGGATTCATGGCAGGAGGTATATCGATTGAGGGGCAAAAGTATCAATTTTTGCGGGAGGAAGATGGAAAAGTTGTTTATGGAAAACAGAAAGATTTCGGAGCTGTTACTCTCCAGGCAAGCAAAACGGCTATCGTTATTGCTCACTGTCCAGAAGGTGGCCAACAAGGAAATGCCAATAAGGCCGTTGCAGTTATTGCAGAGTATTTAGAAAGTCTGGGCATGTAA